A genomic window from Methanovulcanius yangii includes:
- the hcp gene encoding hydroxylamine reductase, with protein sequence MFCYQCEEAANNTGCTKRGVCGKDETTAAYQDVLIHLCKGLSVRNLAAMETGQENPDAGLFIAESLFATLTNVNFDVARLGAMIDRAVRMRDALPPAGDGEPDACTWTPAGEASILAKAATVGVLATANEDVRSLRELLVYGLKGLGAYYTHAEVLGSTDPAILAFMQRALASTLEDLPVDTMVGLVLECGKVGVDMLALLDAANTGAYGTPAITPVATLPGTRPGILITGHDLKDLAGLLDQSMDAGIDVYTHGEMLPAHAYPGLNTYPHLVGNYGGSWPHQRTEFERFNGPIVVTTNCLVPPKETYAGRVFTTGVTGFPGLAHIPAQTDGTKDFATVIAMAKTCPAPEPLPEAGRELLTGAGHDAVLSLADTVVGAVKAGDIRRFVVMAGCDGRHPERDYYTRFAEALPHDTVILTAGCAKYRYNRLDLGDIGGIPRVLDAGQCNDCYSLVVIALALADAFGVGVNDLPISYNIAWYEQKAVLVLLSLLHLGVTNITLGPRLPAFVSPGVLNVLVENFGIRGITTVEKDMALLVPEA encoded by the coding sequence ATGTTCTGTTACCAGTGCGAAGAAGCAGCAAACAACACCGGATGCACCAAACGGGGCGTCTGCGGCAAGGACGAGACGACGGCGGCCTACCAGGATGTGCTCATCCACCTCTGCAAGGGGCTTTCCGTCCGAAACCTCGCGGCCATGGAGACGGGACAGGAGAACCCCGATGCGGGCCTCTTTATCGCAGAATCCCTCTTTGCAACGCTCACGAACGTGAACTTCGATGTCGCCCGGCTCGGGGCGATGATCGACCGCGCCGTCCGGATGCGTGACGCCCTGCCCCCCGCAGGCGACGGCGAACCGGACGCCTGCACCTGGACCCCCGCGGGAGAGGCATCCATCCTCGCAAAGGCGGCGACGGTCGGCGTCCTTGCAACGGCAAACGAGGACGTCCGCTCGCTCCGCGAGCTCCTCGTCTACGGCCTCAAGGGCCTCGGCGCCTACTACACCCACGCCGAGGTGCTCGGCTCGACCGACCCCGCAATCCTCGCCTTCATGCAGCGGGCGCTCGCCTCCACCCTCGAGGACCTCCCCGTCGATACGATGGTCGGCCTCGTCCTCGAGTGCGGGAAGGTGGGCGTCGACATGCTCGCCCTCCTCGATGCGGCGAACACCGGCGCCTACGGGACGCCCGCGATCACCCCCGTCGCCACCCTCCCCGGCACCCGGCCCGGGATCCTGATCACCGGCCACGACCTCAAGGACCTCGCCGGGCTCCTCGACCAGTCGATGGACGCAGGGATTGACGTCTACACCCACGGCGAGATGCTCCCGGCCCACGCCTACCCCGGCCTGAACACGTACCCCCACCTCGTGGGGAACTACGGCGGCTCGTGGCCCCACCAGCGAACGGAGTTCGAGCGCTTCAACGGCCCCATCGTCGTCACGACGAACTGCCTCGTTCCCCCGAAGGAGACCTACGCGGGCCGCGTCTTTACGACCGGCGTCACCGGCTTCCCCGGCCTCGCCCACATCCCCGCACAGACGGACGGGACGAAGGACTTTGCCACGGTCATCGCGATGGCGAAGACCTGCCCGGCACCCGAGCCCCTCCCCGAAGCCGGCCGCGAGCTCCTCACCGGCGCCGGCCATGACGCCGTCCTCTCCCTTGCGGACACGGTGGTGGGCGCGGTGAAGGCCGGCGACATCCGCCGCTTCGTCGTGATGGCCGGCTGCGACGGCCGCCACCCCGAACGCGACTACTACACCCGGTTCGCGGAGGCGCTCCCGCACGACACCGTCATCCTCACGGCGGGGTGCGCGAAGTACCGCTACAACCGCCTCGACCTCGGTGACATCGGCGGCATCCCCCGCGTCCTCGACGCGGGGCAGTGCAACGACTGCTACTCCCTCGTCGTCATCGCCCTCGCGCTTGCAGACGCCTTCGGCGTCGGGGTGAACGACCTGCCCATCTCGTACAACATCGCATGGTACGAACAGAAGGCGGTCCTCGTCCTCCTCTCCCTCCTCCACCTCGGCGTCACCAATATTACCCTCGGACCCCGCCTCCCCGCCTTCGTCTCCCCCGGCGTCCTGAACGTTCTCGTAGAGAATTTCGGCATCCGCGGCATCACCACCGTGGAAAAGGACATGGCCCTCCTCGTCCCCGAGGCGTGA
- a CDS encoding AAA family ATPase, whose protein sequence is MEDPTFASTNDKKAERLTDCITNIEKKFWQPSSGEENVLHKMVHLFDAINTGSYPGMTPPRGIILYGEPGTGKTHLMNLIAREMFAEGIEDKKKADAEVNKRMVVIHGPAIYSQYYGKSEENLRLAFMQAERMATKAAKAGKGRLALIYIDELDSLAPNRAETRGDLEPRIVGELLTRMDGFKHKSENYAEGHVIVIGSTNRLSKIDPALRRPGRFGSEFEFKSATSPEEISKIIEKTLKHRVGKDHHTIGESECISVGEMIFAEQKKVTEEKEVTEVTPAEILGIIHKAQMHALMNTSESGECKLNIENMKYAVENFEFKSKEESSEIKYQIQIISDIQQSDKE, encoded by the coding sequence ATGGAAGATCCAACATTTGCGAGTACGAATGATAAAAAGGCAGAGAGGCTGACTGACTGCATTACTAATATTGAGAAGAAGTTCTGGCAGCCATCATCCGGGGAAGAGAATGTTCTACACAAGATGGTACACCTTTTTGATGCCATCAATACTGGCAGTTATCCCGGGATGACTCCTCCGAGGGGTATTATTCTCTATGGCGAACCAGGCACAGGAAAGACACACCTGATGAATCTTATTGCACGGGAGATGTTTGCCGAAGGGATAGAAGATAAAAAGAAAGCTGATGCGGAGGTGAACAAGCGTATGGTGGTCATCCATGGACCTGCAATCTACTCCCAGTACTACGGGAAGAGTGAGGAGAACCTGAGGCTTGCCTTTATGCAGGCGGAGCGAATGGCCACAAAGGCTGCCAAGGCTGGGAAAGGGCGACTCGCTCTTATCTATATCGATGAACTGGACTCCCTCGCACCAAACCGGGCAGAAACACGTGGGGACCTTGAACCGCGTATCGTGGGGGAGCTTCTGACACGGATGGACGGCTTCAAGCACAAATCCGAAAATTATGCCGAAGGCCATGTGATCGTTATCGGTTCAACCAACCGGCTTTCAAAAATTGATCCCGCCCTGAGGCGTCCCGGACGGTTTGGTTCGGAGTTTGAATTCAAATCTGCGACTTCCCCGGAAGAAATCTCAAAAATTATTGAAAAGACTCTGAAACACAGAGTTGGTAAGGATCATCATACCATAGGTGAATCCGAATGCATAAGCGTGGGTGAAATGATATTTGCCGAGCAGAAGAAGGTAACAGAGGAAAAGGAGGTAACAGAGGTAACACCTGCCGAGATTTTGGGAATAATCCATAAAGCCCAGATGCATGCTCTCATGAACACTTCTGAATCCGGGGAATGTAAGCTCAATATTGAAAATATGAAATATGCTGTGGAGAATTTTGAGTTTAAATCAAAGGAAGAATCCTCGGAAATTAAATATCAAATACAAATCATTTCTGACATTCAACAGTCAGATAAGGAATAG
- a CDS encoding HEAT repeat domain-containing protein — protein MDEKKVRKEVEEWRRTVIRAAIEQGKQASAGDFLMQTLWAVAAERNHEDIPLIMEIVQKGNDAIRLEAGKVLLAYGESATEHLLGKIHENSPESTPPALVALGMMRRESDTDLILEMTGHEDAGIRCAAAEALGFLGQPSVAAILKLYGLLEDESDEVKCAASHAFVLLCHSDAAIPMVQCAAGVASSFHRMKILEDVSIMKNPEVTPYLLDMIRTEFEQCRDDQFRGSYGSLIRERRLKPFLDALKACMTPAYCDEFSQILHPDPAISEIFAQEGAPSMRDDYFRVHQHLLRIAKVCGDSYADCLSFLVREYLKEADAFLSLRNQPFSYISDFPAYEGVRTLSSLGPRGKVCAYELLHESEMPSLVIIAMALSEDEEGLFSLLKIALESENKDIREQARKCLFKGDIREILQKFITLPRRDEGTFTLCDLEFATKLNKHILDRVMSGLFSPDPAKRKETVEYFLYGAEKVHGTDIDEQFLFMRKVHQLQMANLRFELGGDCDVV, from the coding sequence ATGGATGAGAAAAAAGTGCGCAAAGAGGTCGAAGAATGGCGGCGAACCGTCATTCGGGCAGCCATCGAACAGGGAAAACAGGCAAGTGCCGGAGATTTTCTGATGCAGACGCTCTGGGCGGTTGCTGCAGAGAGGAATCATGAGGATATTCCGCTGATCATGGAAATCGTCCAGAAAGGCAATGACGCCATTCGCCTTGAGGCGGGCAAAGTGCTCCTCGCCTACGGTGAGAGCGCCACCGAGCATCTTCTCGGCAAAATTCATGAGAACTCCCCGGAATCGACCCCTCCGGCACTTGTCGCGCTGGGCATGATGCGGCGGGAATCTGATACGGACCTGATTCTGGAGATGACAGGCCATGAGGATGCGGGCATCCGCTGTGCCGCGGCAGAGGCGCTTGGTTTCCTCGGCCAGCCGAGCGTTGCCGCAATCCTGAAACTCTATGGGCTTCTGGAGGATGAGAGCGATGAGGTCAAATGTGCGGCCTCACATGCGTTTGTTCTGCTCTGCCATTCGGATGCGGCAATTCCCATGGTCCAGTGTGCTGCAGGTGTCGCATCATCTTTTCATCGGATGAAAATCCTCGAAGATGTGAGCATTATGAAGAATCCTGAGGTGACGCCATACCTTCTTGATATGATCCGCACGGAGTTTGAACAGTGCAGGGATGATCAATTCCGTGGATCGTATGGAAGTCTCATCCGTGAACGGAGGCTAAAACCCTTCCTTGACGCCCTTAAAGCCTGTATGACACCTGCCTATTGTGATGAATTCAGTCAGATCCTCCATCCCGACCCTGCAATTAGTGAGATCTTTGCACAGGAGGGCGCTCCGTCGATGAGGGATGACTACTTCAGGGTCCACCAGCACCTCCTCAGGATCGCGAAGGTATGCGGGGATTCATATGCCGATTGCCTGTCCTTTCTGGTGCGCGAATACCTGAAGGAGGCAGACGCGTTTCTCTCGTTACGAAATCAGCCATTCAGCTACATCAGTGATTTTCCGGCATACGAGGGGGTTCGGACCCTCTCCTCCCTCGGCCCAAGGGGAAAGGTGTGTGCGTATGAACTGCTCCATGAAAGCGAGATGCCCTCTCTTGTCATTATTGCAATGGCGCTGAGCGAGGACGAAGAGGGGTTGTTTTCACTCCTGAAGATTGCGCTTGAGTCAGAGAACAAGGATATCCGTGAACAGGCGAGAAAATGTCTTTTCAAGGGTGATATTCGGGAGATCCTGCAGAAATTCATCACCTTGCCCCGGAGGGATGAGGGCACGTTTACCCTTTGCGACCTGGAGTTTGCAACCAAGCTGAACAAACACATCCTCGATAGGGTTATGTCCGGGTTGTTCTCACCGGACCCGGCCAAGCGTAAGGAAACTGTGGAGTATTTTCTGTATGGTGCGGAGAAGGTGCATGGGACTGACATTGATGAGCAGTTCCTTTTCATGCGTAAGGTGCACCAGCTGCAGATGGCAAACCTTCGTTTTGAACTCGGAGGGGATTGCGATGTGGTGTAG
- a CDS encoding TIM barrel protein codes for MDRSPIPSTTPAPVAAGTAPHSYSELINLAVYPWDRARFGGTWEDVARFCAAHGCAGVELYTGYEPMPEDLPPGLVRSVHLPFHSAWPEMMAAAREEEQEQELEEDGTAPAGDPNNATTSNDPGNASVPDPLDPSFFPHTTHASLLAALRLQLERAAEAGAAYAVYHVGYYQPVEMFLQTYAMGDAGVLDRAADFLNELARAFPEGEPPVPLMFENLWYPGLTYTDPDAVLSFMDRLAFKGYGFLLDTGHLMNAVALSDDEDDCIDAVCDCIRALPPAIVEKIGVVHLHWSGSHSLRQERRRRGVPNGFFEMARHDQETLAFQHAVLTDQHRPFTSERCGEIVEAAAPEWVVHEFIAGTAEEHGEALRAQREALGRRRRV; via the coding sequence GTGGACCGTTCGCCTATTCCATCCACCACCCCGGCACCCGTTGCCGCCGGAACCGCCCCCCACTCATACAGCGAGCTCATCAACCTCGCCGTCTACCCGTGGGACCGGGCCCGCTTCGGCGGGACATGGGAGGACGTCGCCCGCTTCTGCGCCGCCCACGGCTGTGCAGGCGTCGAGCTCTACACCGGCTACGAACCGATGCCTGAGGACCTCCCGCCCGGCCTCGTGAGGAGCGTCCACCTCCCCTTCCACTCCGCATGGCCGGAGATGATGGCGGCGGCACGGGAGGAAGAACAGGAGCAGGAGCTGGAGGAGGACGGGACGGCCCCGGCCGGAGATCCGAACAACGCCACGACTTCCAATGATCCCGGGAATGCCTCCGTCCCCGACCCCCTCGACCCCTCCTTCTTCCCGCACACCACCCACGCCTCGCTCTTGGCCGCCCTCCGCCTCCAGCTGGAACGGGCAGCCGAGGCCGGGGCGGCGTACGCGGTCTACCACGTCGGGTACTACCAGCCGGTCGAGATGTTTCTGCAGACCTACGCGATGGGCGATGCCGGGGTGCTCGACCGGGCTGCTGACTTCCTCAACGAGCTCGCCCGCGCCTTCCCGGAGGGCGAACCCCCCGTCCCCCTGATGTTCGAGAACCTCTGGTACCCCGGCCTCACCTACACCGACCCGGACGCCGTCCTCTCATTCATGGACCGGCTTGCCTTCAAGGGCTACGGATTCCTCCTCGACACCGGCCACCTGATGAATGCAGTTGCCCTCTCCGACGATGAAGACGACTGCATCGACGCCGTCTGCGACTGCATCCGGGCTCTGCCGCCGGCGATCGTCGAGAAGATCGGCGTCGTCCACCTCCACTGGAGCGGGTCGCACTCCCTCCGGCAGGAACGCCGCCGCCGGGGCGTCCCGAACGGCTTTTTCGAGATGGCCCGCCACGACCAGGAGACGCTCGCCTTCCAGCACGCGGTCCTCACGGACCAGCACCGGCCCTTCACCTCGGAGCGGTGCGGGGAGATCGTTGAGGCGGCGGCGCCGGAGTGGGTCGTACATGAGTTCATCGCGGGGACGGCTGAGGAGCACGGGGAGGCGCTTCGGGCGCAGCGGGAGGCGTTGGGGAGAAGGAGAAGAGTGTAG
- a CDS encoding winged helix-turn-helix transcriptional regulator encodes MQEGCTVNLTVKYLAKKWTLLILLELYKGEDYNRRFSELRDALGDITPKILSARLRELEDEGLITKTVDASSFPVKAEYRLTESGLEIIDVIKDIKRWALKWKVDNIACGSQDCRDCVL; translated from the coding sequence ATGCAGGAAGGGTGCACGGTCAACCTGACCGTGAAGTATCTGGCGAAGAAGTGGACGCTCCTCATTCTCCTCGAGCTCTACAAGGGCGAGGACTACAACCGGCGGTTCTCGGAGCTGAGAGACGCCCTTGGGGACATCACCCCGAAGATCCTCTCGGCCCGCCTCCGCGAGCTCGAGGACGAGGGACTGATCACGAAGACGGTCGATGCCTCGAGCTTTCCCGTGAAGGCGGAGTACCGGCTGACGGAATCGGGCCTCGAGATCATCGACGTGATAAAAGACATCAAGCGGTGGGCGCTGAAGTGGAAAGTCGACAACATCGCCTGCGGGAGCCAGGACTGCCGGGATTGTGTGCTGTAG
- a CDS encoding N-6 DNA methylase — MKTWIKRRSELLEKHFGTRQFTTDDALKFLREYPKSDGKPLADNKNQVIGIISTLVKNNKVIKWQNLQDRRKKFYRFIPADGQENCQDNAEDGFSGEDALEILKLTFISTFFKNAKEQQPEIALNSLFGSKTIDFSLYSELLFQSSAVTVTDPETRKKILNTLGSSDYFTLSPNWEEQFKEDFNDPSLKNLSPRFIADLFNFESLPSSINEDVPEDEDQKLNLRPLGIRPHLALSMSGDLEEKDRVSVHFDDEKEFLSLLPCIKQVYPENYDLTFDLTVDKDDRTTAELFMALYTMALGNITLSIKNSLQSVTPSEQYDFFYVAPASTRRTSDLDPSAMEKEQFRFQDGMPKFTGWLWVQKVYGSLTKGGRGAVVLDRSALSRGGEEQKIRERIIERGILESIILFPKAVGKKAIKQDCMLILRDGRPKAEQDYVLIINAEDIPEDWEDFVEYISELDGDRVGIARAVPVDEVRDREYDLDPWLYVVPSVGDLRETPDPSASREEFGKKTNEISEWLDRFQDNHKGDIPPEEAKMTPIGYISSNEDRVQEIHLRDISKIIDGVEMKSIADSMEKKPDMICGRDFDASGQFNGASGIAAHGSKQSIRKGDILFRIPQPDSCPRPSDTPLWIICTEQMKDRYFSKDFLLIRANSKKVVPEYLHHYLCDSPAGKKVAEDLDYLPCVDTISHSPRRFKKYIGNITVPLMTSLEDQQMVLEKIKELKEFLNLWRDGQSEAQKFIDNLMVGMFMGDFTANIN, encoded by the coding sequence ATGAAAACATGGATAAAAAGGCGGTCTGAACTACTCGAAAAGCACTTCGGCACAAGACAATTTACGACTGATGATGCCCTGAAATTCCTTCGCGAATATCCCAAATCTGACGGCAAGCCGCTCGCCGACAATAAAAATCAGGTGATTGGGATCATTTCAACGTTGGTGAAGAACAATAAGGTCATAAAGTGGCAAAATCTCCAAGACAGAAGGAAAAAGTTCTACCGTTTCATCCCTGCCGACGGCCAGGAGAATTGTCAGGATAACGCAGAGGATGGATTTTCCGGAGAGGATGCGCTGGAGATCCTGAAACTCACATTCATTTCCACATTCTTTAAAAACGCAAAGGAACAACAGCCCGAAATAGCATTGAACAGTCTCTTTGGTTCGAAGACTATCGACTTTTCACTGTATTCTGAACTATTGTTCCAATCCAGCGCGGTCACCGTCACCGATCCTGAGACCCGGAAGAAGATCCTGAACACCCTTGGTTCATCGGATTATTTCACTCTCAGTCCCAATTGGGAGGAACAGTTCAAAGAAGATTTTAACGACCCATCTTTGAAAAATCTCAGTCCTCGCTTTATCGCCGATTTATTCAATTTCGAATCGTTGCCATCATCCATAAACGAGGATGTACCCGAAGATGAAGACCAGAAACTCAATCTGCGCCCACTCGGTATCCGCCCCCATCTTGCCCTCTCGATGTCCGGTGACCTGGAAGAGAAAGACCGCGTATCGGTTCACTTCGATGATGAGAAGGAATTTCTCTCACTCCTCCCCTGCATAAAGCAGGTATATCCTGAAAACTATGATCTCACCTTCGATCTAACCGTTGACAAGGATGACCGCACGACGGCAGAACTGTTTATGGCCCTCTACACGATGGCATTGGGCAATATCACCCTCTCAATAAAAAATTCCCTTCAATCCGTAACGCCATCAGAGCAGTACGATTTTTTTTATGTCGCCCCTGCATCAACCAGACGTACCAGTGATTTGGACCCTTCCGCAATGGAAAAAGAGCAGTTCAGGTTCCAGGATGGGATGCCAAAATTCACCGGATGGCTCTGGGTCCAGAAAGTGTATGGTTCACTTACCAAGGGCGGGCGTGGTGCAGTGGTTCTCGATCGAAGTGCCCTCTCCCGCGGCGGTGAAGAGCAGAAGATCCGAGAGCGTATCATCGAAAGAGGAATCCTGGAGAGCATAATTCTCTTTCCGAAGGCGGTGGGAAAGAAGGCCATCAAACAGGACTGTATGCTGATACTCCGTGACGGAAGGCCGAAAGCAGAGCAGGATTATGTGCTGATCATCAATGCTGAAGATATTCCGGAGGATTGGGAAGATTTTGTGGAATATATCAGCGAACTTGATGGAGATCGTGTTGGTATAGCGCGTGCGGTCCCTGTTGATGAGGTACGGGACAGAGAATATGACTTGGACCCATGGTTGTATGTCGTTCCCTCCGTCGGTGATCTGAGAGAAACACCCGACCCTAGTGCGAGTCGGGAAGAATTTGGAAAGAAAACGAATGAAATATCAGAGTGGTTAGACAGATTCCAGGATAATCACAAGGGCGACATCCCTCCTGAAGAAGCAAAAATGACTCCAATCGGGTATATATCTTCAAATGAAGACCGGGTTCAGGAGATTCATCTCAGAGATATCAGCAAAATCATAGATGGCGTAGAAATGAAATCCATTGCTGACAGCATGGAGAAAAAGCCCGATATGATTTGTGGGCGGGATTTCGATGCCAGTGGACAGTTTAACGGGGCATCCGGAATTGCGGCTCACGGTTCGAAGCAAAGTATCCGGAAAGGGGACATCCTGTTCAGAATACCACAACCAGATAGCTGCCCAAGACCGTCGGATACGCCCCTGTGGATTATTTGTACTGAACAGATGAAAGACCGATATTTCTCAAAGGACTTCCTCCTCATCCGTGCTAATTCTAAAAAAGTGGTGCCTGAATACCTCCATCACTATCTCTGCGATTCCCCCGCAGGAAAAAAAGTTGCAGAAGACCTAGACTATCTCCCCTGTGTTGATACTATCAGCCATTCACCACGCAGGTTTAAAAAATATATTGGCAACATCACAGTCCCATTGATGACGTCCCTTGAAGATCAGCAAATGGTTCTGGAAAAAATAAAAGAATTAAAGGAATTCCTGAATCTCTGGAGGGATGGACAGTCTGAAGCCCAGAAGTTTATTGACAATTTAATGGTCGGCATGTTCATGGGCGATTTTACGGCAAATATCAATTAA